Proteins encoded by one window of Mycolicibacterium sp. ND9-15:
- a CDS encoding L-fuculose-phosphate aldolase: MRFVDHPEDAVLTAAKDMLRRGLVEGTAGNISARREDGNIVITPSSVDYRDMALDDLVVVDPEGAVLAAKEGRAPSTEMALHLACYRAFDDIGSVIHSHPVWATMFAVAHQPIPACVDEFAVYCGGEIRCADYAVSGTPDVGRNAVKALEGRAAALIANHGLVAVAPRPDKALHVTALVERTAQIVWGARALGGAVPIPDEVNNNFAAVYGYLRSN; encoded by the coding sequence ATGAGATTCGTCGATCACCCCGAAGACGCCGTGCTCACCGCGGCCAAGGACATGTTGCGCCGTGGCCTGGTGGAGGGCACAGCTGGAAACATCTCGGCCAGACGCGAGGACGGCAACATCGTCATCACTCCGTCGTCGGTCGACTATCGCGACATGGCGCTCGACGACCTCGTCGTGGTCGACCCCGAAGGCGCGGTCTTGGCAGCGAAAGAGGGCCGGGCACCGTCAACGGAGATGGCGCTGCATCTGGCGTGTTACCGCGCGTTCGACGACATCGGCAGCGTAATCCACAGCCACCCCGTGTGGGCCACCATGTTCGCCGTTGCGCACCAACCCATTCCGGCTTGTGTCGACGAGTTCGCGGTGTACTGCGGCGGGGAGATCCGCTGCGCCGACTACGCCGTCTCGGGCACTCCCGATGTCGGCCGCAATGCGGTGAAGGCGCTCGAGGGCCGAGCCGCCGCGCTGATCGCCAACCACGGACTCGTCGCGGTTGCACCCCGCCCCGACAAGGCTCTGCACGTGACGGCCCTCGTCGAGCGGACAGCCCAGATCGTTTGGGGTGCAAGAGCACTCGGTGGGGCGGTGCCGATACCCGACGAGGTGAACAACAATTTCGCCGCGGTCTACGGCTACCTGCGCTCCAACTAA
- a CDS encoding DUF2231 domain-containing protein produces MSEYLEQAKQPVSRLLAGPYGHPFHPILVTIPIGAWVCSLVFDIASHLVDRPGFLTEGSKWLIGIGVVGAGAAAMIGLLDLIAIPSGTPAFRIALIHMTLNLAVTVGYIANFAWRHSTPVDDTAVSLGPLVLSLISLAALGLSGYLGGMLSYRYGVRVARESVQAEGYQKQS; encoded by the coding sequence GTGAGCGAGTACCTCGAGCAAGCAAAGCAGCCGGTCAGCAGACTCCTGGCGGGCCCCTACGGGCACCCGTTTCATCCGATTCTCGTGACCATCCCCATCGGTGCCTGGGTGTGCAGCCTGGTATTCGACATCGCCTCTCACCTCGTCGACCGTCCCGGCTTCCTTACGGAGGGTTCGAAGTGGCTGATCGGCATCGGAGTGGTCGGCGCCGGTGCTGCAGCGATGATCGGCCTGCTCGATCTGATCGCCATCCCGTCCGGCACGCCGGCGTTCCGCATCGCGCTCATCCACATGACGCTCAACCTGGCGGTGACCGTCGGTTACATCGCCAATTTCGCATGGCGGCACAGCACCCCGGTCGACGACACCGCCGTGAGTCTGGGACCGCTGGTGCTTTCGCTGATTTCGTTGGCGGCGCTCGGATTGTCCGGCTATCTGGGCGGCATGCTCTCGTACCGGTACGGCGTACGGGTCGCCAGGGAGTCGGTGCAGGCGGAGGGATATCAAAAGCAGAGCTGA
- the sppA gene encoding signal peptide peptidase SppA, with the protein MLAFLPGIPGVDDLRAVVRKVDTARHRGVPDGCLLELDLMSAPNETGGFDPFALIAGGGRPLLLRETIAAIHRAAEDPRVSGMIARVQLSAAAPGPVQELREAVVAFSDVKPSVAWAETYPGTLSYYLASAFREVWMQPSGTVGLVGFATSALFLRGALDKAGIEPEYISRGEYKTAVNRLTEEKYTDADREAVSRILESLHSQVWQAVAESRHLDAAQIDALADKAPLLREDALSGRLIDRVGFRDEAYARIGELVGAPGISPETGDADSEDAPPRLYLSRYAHATAPRPMPPIPGRKAKPTIAVVTVHGQIVSGRGGPQLLPVGRSSIGADTLAAALRDAAAADAAAIVLRVDSPGGTVTASETIWREVGRVREGGIPVVASMGAMAASGGYYVSMGADAIVANPGTITGSIGVFTGKLIARGLKERLGVGIDSVRTNVNADAWSIDQPFTEEQRAGVEAEADLVYADFVERVAAGRNMTVEAVEAVAQGRVWTGADALERGLVDELGGLRTAIARAKVLAGLKSDADVRIIGYPGSSLMDLLRPRPSSQPAAASLPDAVAVLLGRSVAAMLGQAQQSLSGVSALQLGEYRF; encoded by the coding sequence ATGCTCGCTTTCCTGCCCGGCATTCCCGGAGTCGACGATCTGCGCGCGGTGGTCCGCAAGGTGGATACCGCCCGCCACCGCGGTGTGCCCGACGGATGCCTGCTTGAGCTCGACCTCATGTCGGCGCCGAACGAGACCGGCGGCTTCGATCCGTTCGCGTTGATCGCCGGCGGCGGACGCCCGTTGTTGTTGCGCGAAACCATCGCCGCGATTCACCGAGCCGCCGAGGATCCGCGGGTGTCCGGCATGATCGCTCGGGTTCAGCTCTCGGCTGCCGCGCCGGGGCCTGTGCAAGAGTTGCGCGAGGCGGTCGTCGCCTTCAGCGACGTCAAGCCGTCCGTGGCGTGGGCGGAAACCTACCCCGGCACGCTTTCGTACTACCTTGCGTCGGCGTTTCGTGAGGTGTGGATGCAGCCGTCGGGCACCGTGGGCCTGGTCGGCTTCGCCACCAGTGCGCTGTTCCTGCGCGGTGCGCTGGACAAGGCGGGCATCGAACCCGAGTACATCTCTCGGGGTGAATACAAGACCGCGGTGAACCGTTTGACCGAGGAGAAGTACACTGACGCCGATCGTGAGGCGGTCAGCCGGATCCTCGAGAGCCTGCACAGTCAGGTGTGGCAGGCGGTTGCCGAGTCCCGGCACCTCGACGCCGCGCAGATCGACGCGCTGGCGGACAAGGCGCCCCTGCTGCGCGAGGACGCCCTCAGCGGACGGTTGATCGACCGTGTCGGCTTCCGCGACGAGGCATACGCGCGCATCGGCGAACTCGTTGGTGCGCCCGGCATCTCGCCGGAAACCGGAGATGCGGACTCCGAGGACGCACCTCCGCGGCTGTACCTGTCGCGGTACGCGCACGCCACTGCTCCACGACCGATGCCCCCGATACCGGGGCGTAAGGCCAAGCCCACCATCGCCGTCGTCACCGTGCATGGTCAAATCGTCAGCGGCCGAGGCGGCCCGCAACTGCTTCCGGTGGGCAGGTCGAGCATTGGGGCCGACACCCTCGCCGCGGCGCTGCGGGACGCCGCTGCGGCCGACGCGGCGGCGATCGTGCTCCGAGTGGACAGCCCGGGCGGTACGGTCACCGCCTCGGAAACCATCTGGCGCGAAGTCGGTCGCGTGCGCGAAGGCGGGATACCGGTGGTGGCATCGATGGGCGCGATGGCGGCGTCGGGCGGTTATTACGTGTCGATGGGCGCCGACGCGATCGTCGCCAACCCGGGAACCATCACCGGCTCCATCGGTGTCTTTACCGGCAAGCTGATCGCTCGTGGACTCAAGGAGCGCCTGGGCGTGGGCATCGACTCGGTGCGCACCAACGTCAACGCCGACGCATGGTCCATCGACCAGCCGTTCACCGAGGAGCAACGCGCAGGGGTGGAGGCGGAAGCCGACCTGGTTTACGCCGACTTCGTCGAGCGAGTCGCCGCGGGCCGCAACATGACGGTCGAGGCCGTCGAGGCGGTCGCGCAGGGCCGGGTATGGACGGGCGCCGACGCACTGGAGCGGGGCCTGGTTGACGAACTCGGGGGCCTGCGCACCGCGATCGCCCGGGCGAAGGTGCTGGCCGGCCTGAAATCCGACGCCGACGTCCGCATCATCGGCTACCCGGGGTCGTCGCTGATGGACCTGTTGCGGCCCAGGCCGTCGTCGCAGCCGGCCGCCGCGTCGCTGCCCGACGCGGTCGCCGTGCTGCTCGGCCGGTCCGTGGCCGCGATGCTGGGCCAGGCGCAGCAGTCGCTGAGCGGCGTCAGCGCACTCCAGCTCGGCGAATATCGCTTCTAG
- a CDS encoding xylulokinase, whose product MSAKEVTIGLDIGTTAVKAVAADADGQVVARTRIPHQLRVPGPDRFEHDADQAWRQGPLTALQQLGRPDAAALAVTAMVPSLTAVDVEGRPQTLGLLYGDVRGRAAAGPDSRFLSGEAMEFLRWTAGQLPDAHGYWPAAAVANHALAGEPVIDTATASTMYPLFDGAEWNEKACVEGGVTSDRLPRVAATGREVGRVLGTGTVLGTAAVDAMCEQIVGGADRDGDVLVLCGTTLIVWLTIPEYREVPGLWTLPHTMPGKYQIGGPSNAGGLFLNWVDRVVAPGETDADPRRVPVWTPYLRGERVPLHDPDRRGMLHGLDLTHDGASVRRAAFEASAFTVRRLIEMAGAPTRRIVATGGGTHVASWMQAIADATGLPVEVSAVAEGAALGAAFHARMAAGLESSITDAARWAGTDRVVEPDAAWVEPTQERYGRFLGLAK is encoded by the coding sequence GTGTCAGCCAAAGAGGTGACAATCGGTCTCGACATCGGCACCACCGCCGTCAAGGCCGTGGCCGCCGACGCGGACGGTCAAGTGGTCGCCAGGACACGGATCCCTCACCAGTTGCGCGTGCCCGGCCCAGATCGCTTCGAGCATGATGCCGACCAGGCGTGGCGGCAGGGTCCGCTGACCGCGTTGCAGCAGCTGGGCCGGCCCGACGCCGCCGCGCTCGCCGTCACCGCGATGGTGCCGTCGCTGACGGCTGTCGACGTCGAGGGCAGGCCGCAGACACTGGGGCTGTTGTACGGCGACGTTCGTGGTCGCGCAGCGGCGGGTCCGGACTCGAGATTCCTCTCCGGGGAGGCGATGGAGTTCCTGCGCTGGACCGCGGGGCAGCTGCCGGACGCGCACGGCTACTGGCCGGCGGCGGCGGTGGCCAATCACGCGTTGGCCGGTGAGCCGGTCATCGACACCGCCACGGCAAGCACGATGTATCCGTTGTTCGACGGTGCCGAGTGGAATGAAAAGGCTTGTGTCGAAGGAGGTGTGACGTCGGATCGGCTGCCGCGGGTGGCGGCGACGGGTAGGGAGGTGGGGCGGGTTCTCGGCACCGGTACCGTGCTCGGCACCGCTGCGGTGGACGCGATGTGTGAGCAGATCGTGGGGGGAGCCGACCGCGACGGCGACGTGCTGGTGCTGTGCGGCACCACGCTGATCGTGTGGCTGACGATTCCGGAGTACCGCGAGGTGCCCGGCCTGTGGACGCTTCCGCACACGATGCCGGGGAAGTATCAAATCGGCGGGCCGAGCAACGCCGGCGGGCTGTTCCTCAACTGGGTGGACCGCGTTGTGGCACCGGGGGAGACCGACGCCGACCCGCGGCGAGTTCCGGTGTGGACGCCGTACCTGCGCGGTGAGCGCGTCCCTTTGCACGACCCAGACCGCCGGGGGATGCTGCACGGCCTGGACCTGACGCACGACGGCGCATCCGTGCGGCGGGCCGCGTTCGAGGCGTCGGCATTCACGGTGCGCCGACTCATCGAGATGGCCGGGGCGCCGACGCGGCGAATCGTCGCGACGGGTGGCGGCACGCACGTCGCCTCATGGATGCAGGCCATCGCCGACGCTACCGGATTGCCGGTCGAGGTGTCGGCGGTCGCGGAGGGCGCCGCACTTGGTGCGGCGTTCCACGCCCGGATGGCTGCCGGCCTGGAGTCGTCGATCACCGATGCCGC
- the rplO gene encoding 50S ribosomal protein L15: MTIKLHDLKPAPGSKTAKTRVGRGEGSKGKTAGRGTKGTKARKNVPATFEGGQMPIHMRLPKLKGFRNRFRTEYEVVNVGDINKLFPKGGDVGVDELVAAGAVRKNTLVKVLGDGKLTVKVNVTAHKFSGSAREKITSAGGSCTEAAGGSATEL, translated from the coding sequence GTGACTATCAAACTGCACGACCTGAAGCCGGCACCCGGGTCGAAGACCGCCAAGACCCGCGTGGGTCGCGGTGAGGGTTCGAAGGGTAAGACCGCGGGTCGCGGCACCAAGGGCACCAAGGCCCGCAAGAACGTCCCCGCGACGTTCGAGGGCGGTCAGATGCCGATCCACATGCGGCTGCCGAAGCTGAAGGGATTCCGTAACCGGTTCCGCACCGAGTATGAGGTCGTCAACGTCGGAGACATCAACAAGCTGTTCCCCAAGGGCGGCGACGTCGGCGTCGACGAACTGGTGGCCGCGGGTGCGGTGCGTAAGAACACGCTGGTGAAGGTGCTCGGCGACGGTAAGCTCACCGTGAAGGTGAACGTCACCGCGCACAAGTTCAGCGGTAGCGCACGCGAGAAGATCACATCCGCGGGCGGATCATGCACTGAAGCCGCGGGCGGTTCCGCGACCGAGCTCTGA
- a CDS encoding NAD(P)-dependent oxidoreductase — translation MTRLRVLVTAPLRGPGFAKLNELADVVYDPWIELRPLRIYSADQLAERAATERADALVVEGDSISGPVFELPLRAIAATRGDPNNVDVAGATAAGIPVLHTPARNADAVAEMAVALLFAATRHVLSGDADVRAGQVFRDGTIPYQRFRAWEIAGRTAGLVGLGAVARALRWRLQGLGVSVIAHDPYQDEARHSLERLLAEADIVSMHAPVTEETIGMIGVEQFAAMRDGAVFLNTARAQLHDTDALVAALRSGKVAAAGLDHFVGECLPSDHPLTTMANVVLTPHIGGATWNTEARQAQMVADDLEALVAGRRPVNLVNPEVLTG, via the coding sequence GTGACCCGACTTCGCGTGCTCGTGACCGCCCCGCTTCGCGGGCCGGGTTTCGCCAAGCTCAACGAACTGGCCGATGTCGTCTACGACCCCTGGATCGAGCTGCGCCCGCTGCGGATCTACAGTGCCGATCAGCTGGCCGAGCGTGCGGCGACCGAGCGGGCCGATGCGCTTGTGGTGGAGGGCGACTCGATCAGCGGGCCGGTGTTCGAGCTGCCGCTGCGGGCGATCGCGGCCACCCGTGGCGATCCCAACAACGTCGACGTCGCCGGTGCGACCGCGGCGGGTATCCCGGTACTGCACACCCCAGCCCGCAACGCCGACGCCGTCGCCGAGATGGCGGTCGCACTGCTGTTCGCGGCTACCCGGCACGTACTGTCCGGCGACGCCGACGTCCGCGCGGGCCAGGTGTTCCGCGACGGGACCATCCCCTATCAACGGTTTCGGGCGTGGGAGATCGCGGGGCGGACGGCCGGTCTGGTCGGGTTGGGTGCGGTGGCGCGCGCGCTGCGGTGGCGGCTGCAGGGTCTCGGGGTCTCGGTGATCGCGCACGACCCATATCAGGACGAAGCCCGCCACAGCCTGGAACGCCTGCTGGCCGAGGCGGACATCGTGTCGATGCACGCACCGGTCACCGAGGAGACGATCGGCATGATCGGCGTCGAGCAGTTCGCCGCGATGCGCGACGGCGCGGTGTTCCTCAACACCGCCCGCGCGCAACTGCACGACACCGACGCGCTCGTCGCGGCGCTGCGCAGCGGCAAGGTCGCGGCGGCCGGGCTGGACCACTTCGTCGGCGAGTGCCTGCCGAGCGACCATCCGCTGACCACCATGGCGAACGTCGTGCTCACGCCGCACATCGGCGGGGCGACGTGGAACACTGAGGCGCGCCAGGCGCAGATGGTCGCCGACGACCTGGAGGCACTCGTCGCCGGCCGCAGGCCCGTCAACCTCGTCAACCCGGAGGTGCTGACCGGATGA
- the rpmD gene encoding 50S ribosomal protein L30 has protein sequence MAELKITQVRSTIGARWKQRESLRTLGLRKIRQSVVREDNAQTRGLIKTVHHLVEVEEVK, from the coding sequence ATGGCTGAGCTGAAGATCACCCAGGTGCGCAGCACCATCGGTGCGCGCTGGAAGCAGCGGGAGAGCCTGCGGACGTTAGGGCTGCGGAAGATCCGCCAGTCCGTCGTCCGCGAGGACAACGCGCAGACGCGTGGTCTGATCAAGACCGTGCATCACCTCGTAGAGGTCGAGGAGGTCAAGTGA